Part of the Venturia canescens isolate UGA chromosome 2, ASM1945775v1, whole genome shotgun sequence genome is shown below.
aaaaacaacaacaaatttTCCGACAATAATGTTTCAGTGTCGAATTTTAAAGTTTGAATAACTGGACGTGATATTTTTGtttagatagaaaaaaaaatggatcttCGGTTGTCACTGCTGGTGAACCTTCTCCTGATCTTAATTGTAGCAAAGgcttcgccatttttttcgcgCAATGATAGATACGAAAACgatgttgaaatttcaaaagacaTATTACCTCAATTGTCGCATCTCGAGCACCTAATGTTCGGTATTCCTAGCAACGCGACCGGTGAAAAAGTTGCCGAATGGCACATCGGAGCCGAGATAAATCCCGAAGAACTTGGCGAATACGCCGAGGGTGACATCCTCTTTCCACGAGGATTGGGACGCAATGGATTGTCGGCTGAGAGTACGCGATGGCCCGGAGGCGTCGTACCTTATGTGATAAGCCCTTATTTTAGTAAGTTATCTTCAATACCTATCGCGAGCGAGCGAGGACACACCGATCTTGTAAACGTCCAAGGgattaagaaaaaattcaagggGAACTTTGAACAAACAATGTTTATTCCCTCGTTCAAATGAATGATGAAATTTCAGATCCGAGCCAGAAGGGAATGATCTTAGAGGCGATGGCCCAGTATCACGAACATACCTGCATCAAATTCAAGCCTTATCAAGGGGAGGAAAGTGACTACATAAGAATAACCGCCGGTAACACTGGATGCTGGAGCAGCGTCGGTCGTATAGGTGGAGTACAAGATGTTAATCTTCAAATTCCTGGATGCGTTACGAAAATAGGAACTGTGATACACGAACTGATGCACGCGGTTGGTTTTCTTCACGAGCAAAGTCGATACGAAAGGGACGATTTCGTCACGATTGTATGGGATAATATAATGCCAAGCAAGTACAGTTTTGATAAATTCTTAGATTGCGAGCGAAACTAACTTGAAAAAGGGACTGGAATAGTCAATGATAACCGATGTTCCATTGATATTGCTGCCATTTGatgtttgtcatttttttaaaattttttcattctcatcgtAACAGATCGAAGgggcaattttgaaaaagcaaCTAGAAAATCATCGAACGCTTTCGGGGTTGGATACGACTATGGCAGCGTGATGCACTATTCGGAAAATGCATTTACCATTAACGGTCGGCCGACCATAGTTCCCAAAGTgagaattcaaatattttgaatataattatagtaaaagatattgaaaaaaatggaccaCTTATGCGATGCGAATAAGAGCATTTGAAAAAGGAGTTATTACGCCACAACTGAGATTGGAAAAggcctttttttaaattagagTTCGTCTACATTGTTGCAAATATTTACATCTTTCTACTGGAATCGTCGATACAAAAACGATctttttcaagtattttcgGTGAACAGTACGGTTTCGATTTTATGGACAATTTATTAGTATACAATGATACGAAgttttacatttttccaacACTCCCAATGGTAATGAGTTATGCTTTTGCATCATGCTATCAAGTTTTCAATCAAGTCTTCATTTCCACTTCGTCACGCGCTGTGCATAATTTTTTGAACAGTTATCTAATTATATACTATATACAGAGTGGGACTCAAaagttcgctattttaggccttcgaACTTTTGAGTCCCACCCTATATACTGTATACATTGTATATGTAAAGATGATTAATGAGCCTTCATAAGGTATGCAACTCGCTGGACGATATGGCTCATCATTCACTATAATATCGAATCATATCGAGCCCAGATCACTTGAGCGTACGTCAATTGTCGAATTTTTGGCATGTACCTaccgaaattttcattcaattttcaattttctgagaTTTTTGCTTTTATTGTATGTATATAACGTCGTTGGACATAATTTGCTGAATGATAACATTTTCGGTGATTGCTCGAAACCGCAATTAGCTAACCATTCATTCGTAAACGTTTCGAATTCGGCGGGCAACTTATTTAAAGAgcacattttatttcttccatTCTCCGGATTCGTTGTAATGCATTATTTAAATACGCGATAAAATAATTGATAGGATTGATTGATACAATTTTTGCGCAATGTcattcttttgattttttatgtcaatTTATAAATTG
Proteins encoded:
- the LOC122406015 gene encoding zinc metalloproteinase nas-7-like; protein product: MDLRLSLLVNLLLILIVAKASPFFSRNDRYENDVEISKDILPQLSHLEHLMFGIPSNATGEKVAEWHIGAEINPEELGEYAEGDILFPRGLGRNGLSAESTRWPGGVVPYVISPYFNPSQKGMILEAMAQYHEHTCIKFKPYQGEESDYIRITAGNTGCWSSVGRIGGVQDVNLQIPGCVTKIGTVIHELMHAVGFLHEQSRYERDDFVTIVWDNIMPNRRGNFEKATRKSSNAFGVGYDYGSVMHYSENAFTINGRPTIVPKEPGGLLNLIGEMFQGKTKVQLGQREGFSKKDIQKIRRMYKCGYRKRSFFN